The following proteins are co-located in the Noviherbaspirillum sp. UKPF54 genome:
- a CDS encoding lipopolysaccharide assembly protein LapB: MGILPMSLINKMLQDLDARRADVPGQGAYSQQVRAVPERRRVSPAWWGVAGLAVAVSASAAWLWLRHPAPQPGKAPLKLDADLKVAQAVAQPQAPVAPPAAVASTPPTQTAERPAGKPAPVVAEKAAESAQVADAGNATKRSTPSAKPPEHAAKALAKATPVNAAPVSVPASESIASPAVNIEKPTKEFTPQQLAENAYRKAMLALQQGRTSEAADGLEQVLRLDARHAAARQALIRELASAGRQDEAIRLAREGLGMDPNQPALAMALARLQLDKGELRSAVETMEHTLPYGADRADYVAFLAGLLQRDGRHKQAAEQYVSALQRAPQNGVWWMGLGISLQADNRPAEAVEAFKRAKAANTLSPDLLAFVDARLNQLKP, encoded by the coding sequence ATGGGCATTCTTCCGATGAGTTTGATTAACAAGATGTTGCAGGACCTGGATGCGCGTCGCGCTGACGTGCCGGGACAGGGGGCATACAGCCAGCAAGTCCGGGCGGTGCCGGAACGGCGCCGGGTCAGTCCGGCATGGTGGGGCGTGGCGGGACTGGCGGTGGCCGTTTCCGCTTCTGCCGCATGGCTCTGGTTACGCCATCCGGCGCCGCAGCCAGGAAAGGCGCCGCTGAAACTGGATGCCGATCTGAAGGTGGCTCAGGCCGTTGCGCAGCCGCAGGCGCCTGTCGCGCCGCCGGCCGCAGTTGCTTCGACACCCCCGACCCAGACCGCTGAGCGGCCAGCGGGCAAACCGGCTCCCGTCGTGGCCGAGAAGGCCGCCGAGTCGGCTCAAGTCGCGGATGCAGGAAACGCGACGAAAAGATCAACGCCGTCGGCCAAACCGCCGGAGCACGCGGCGAAAGCACTGGCAAAGGCGACGCCAGTGAACGCGGCGCCGGTTTCCGTGCCGGCGAGCGAAAGCATCGCCTCACCGGCTGTCAACATCGAGAAACCGACCAAGGAATTCACGCCTCAGCAGCTCGCGGAAAACGCGTACCGCAAGGCCATGCTCGCGCTGCAGCAGGGGCGGACTTCGGAAGCGGCCGACGGGCTGGAGCAGGTTCTGCGCCTCGATGCACGTCATGCCGCGGCACGCCAGGCGCTCATCAGAGAACTGGCCAGCGCCGGCCGGCAGGATGAGGCTATTCGACTGGCCAGGGAAGGTCTCGGGATGGACCCGAACCAGCCCGCTCTGGCGATGGCGCTGGCGCGACTGCAATTGGACAAGGGGGAACTTCGTTCCGCCGTCGAGACGATGGAACATACGCTGCCTTACGGCGCCGATCGCGCCGATTACGTCGCGTTTTTGGCGGGCCTGCTGCAACGTGACGGCAGGCATAAGCAGGCAGCGGAGCAGTATGTCTCGGCCTTGCAACGTGCTCCGCAGAATGGAGTCTGGTGGATGGGGCTTGGCATTTCGCTTCAGGCCGACAATCGGCCTGCCGAAGCGGTAGAGGCGTTCAAGCGGGCGAAAGCGGCCAATACGCTTTCGCCCGATCTGCTCGCTTTCGTTGACGCGCGGCTCAATCAGCTCAAGCCATAA
- a CDS encoding ExeA family protein, which yields MYKSHFGLRELPFGITPDTSFFFACSNYQQALNTLLIAAKNGEGFIKITGEVGTGKTLLCRKFMATLDDSFVTAYIPNPFLEPRTLMLALADELEVPLEKDVDQHHLLKSINQRLLELAQEDKRVLLCVDEAQAMPIESLEALRLLTNLETEKRKLLQIVMFGQPELNRKLQLEAIRQLNQRITFHYHLGPLTRDDMEFYISHRLSVAGYTGSRLFSRGALRAVHAATGGTPRLVNILAHKCLMLAYGEGKQQISAKHARAAAADTGAASKRIMWPWVWLGAASLLVAGTGMGWAFFR from the coding sequence ATGTACAAGTCTCATTTCGGACTGCGCGAACTTCCGTTCGGTATTACGCCGGACACCAGCTTTTTCTTTGCGTGCTCGAACTACCAGCAAGCATTGAACACGCTGCTCATCGCGGCGAAGAACGGCGAGGGATTCATCAAGATCACGGGGGAAGTCGGAACCGGGAAGACGCTGTTGTGCCGCAAGTTCATGGCGACGCTCGACGACAGTTTTGTCACGGCCTACATCCCCAATCCTTTTCTCGAGCCGCGCACGCTGATGCTGGCGCTGGCCGACGAGCTGGAAGTGCCGCTGGAAAAGGACGTCGACCAGCATCACTTGCTGAAATCGATCAACCAGCGCCTGCTCGAACTGGCGCAAGAGGACAAGCGCGTCCTGCTGTGCGTCGACGAGGCGCAGGCCATGCCGATCGAGAGCCTGGAAGCGCTGCGGCTGCTGACGAATCTGGAAACCGAAAAGCGCAAGCTGCTGCAGATCGTGATGTTCGGCCAGCCCGAGCTGAACCGCAAGCTGCAGCTGGAGGCAATCCGGCAGCTTAACCAGCGTATCACCTTCCATTATCATCTCGGTCCGCTGACGCGGGACGACATGGAGTTTTACATCTCGCACCGCCTGAGCGTCGCGGGTTATACGGGAAGCAGGTTGTTCAGCCGCGGCGCCTTGCGGGCGGTACATGCAGCCACCGGCGGCACGCCTCGTCTCGTCAACATTCTGGCGCACAAATGCCTGATGCTGGCGTATGGCGAAGGCAAGCAGCAGATCAGCGCGAAACACGCGCGGGCGGCGGCCGCCGACACCGGCGCGGCAAGCAAAAGAATCATGTGGCCTTGGGTTTGGCTGGGGGCGGCGAGCTTGCTGGTCGCGGGTACTGGTATGGGATGGGCATTCTTCCGATGA
- the mshL gene encoding pilus (MSHA type) biogenesis protein MshL, which translates to MKKTVLALLMIGLAGCSAPSKRQTYDLISAEMNKAAEESKKPAVVPDAVSAALLPPLQSAQPPVRKPAEERFNVTFNNVPASQFFTAIAAGTRYNVLVHPDVAGTISANLKDVTLFEALDAIRDLYGYDYTVEGNRIVIKPLTMQTRVFQVNYLTGNRLGSSETRVNAGSLSAGQPASTTSPGTTSTPTSTSPTAVRVTDSSKVSSTSSTDFWGELKTSLQAIVGTDKDGRSVVVSPQSGVVVVRAMPDELRNVSAYLKAAQISIDRQVILEAKILEVQLNDGYQTGVNWAAFRTGGNSRVSGGLLSPGTVLQTSGPLGTGVSAVDTTARTFTGGQLVSTPGQDMVSATAAASGLFGLAFQTSNFAALLSFLETQGTVHVLSNPRIATLNNQKAILKVGTDDFFVTNVSTTTNTSAGGNTTTPTVTLQPFFSGVVLDVTPQIDEQNNIILHVHPSVSQVTTVTKLVDLGTLGSLKLPLASSNASETDSVVRGQDGQIIAIGGLMRQASASDRSQLPGVGDVPGLGALFGNTSQANQKRELVILIKPTIVQGASSWGRDILESQQRIQALEPKSRVGLQ; encoded by the coding sequence ATGAAAAAGACGGTATTAGCCCTACTGATGATCGGCCTGGCCGGCTGCTCCGCGCCTTCGAAGCGGCAAACCTATGACCTGATCAGCGCCGAAATGAACAAGGCGGCGGAGGAGAGCAAGAAGCCGGCGGTGGTGCCGGACGCCGTTTCTGCCGCGTTGCTGCCGCCGCTGCAAAGCGCCCAGCCGCCCGTACGCAAGCCCGCCGAGGAGCGATTCAACGTCACGTTCAATAACGTCCCCGCCAGCCAGTTTTTCACGGCCATCGCGGCGGGCACGCGCTACAACGTGCTGGTGCATCCGGATGTGGCCGGAACCATCTCGGCCAACCTGAAGGATGTGACCCTGTTCGAGGCGCTGGACGCGATCCGCGACTTGTACGGCTATGACTATACGGTCGAAGGCAACCGCATCGTGATCAAGCCGTTGACCATGCAGACGCGCGTGTTCCAAGTGAACTACTTGACTGGCAATCGCCTCGGCTCGTCCGAGACCCGCGTCAACGCCGGGTCGCTCAGCGCAGGCCAGCCCGCCTCGACAACGTCTCCCGGTACCACGTCCACTCCCACATCGACCTCGCCGACGGCAGTGCGCGTGACCGACAGCAGCAAGGTCAGTTCGACCTCCAGCACTGACTTCTGGGGCGAGTTGAAAACCTCGCTGCAGGCGATCGTCGGCACCGACAAGGATGGCCGCAGCGTGGTGGTCAGCCCGCAATCGGGCGTAGTGGTGGTACGTGCGATGCCGGATGAGTTGCGCAATGTCTCGGCGTACCTGAAGGCGGCGCAAATTTCGATCGACCGTCAGGTGATCCTGGAAGCGAAGATACTCGAAGTGCAGCTGAACGACGGTTACCAGACCGGGGTGAACTGGGCGGCATTCAGGACAGGCGGGAACAGCCGGGTATCCGGTGGCTTGCTCTCTCCGGGCACGGTCCTGCAGACGAGTGGGCCACTGGGGACAGGTGTCTCCGCCGTCGACACGACTGCAAGGACATTCACGGGAGGCCAGCTCGTGTCGACTCCTGGTCAGGATATGGTTTCAGCAACTGCGGCAGCTAGCGGCTTGTTCGGTCTTGCATTCCAGACCAGTAATTTTGCAGCTTTGCTCTCCTTCCTCGAAACGCAAGGCACGGTGCATGTGCTGTCCAATCCGCGTATTGCGACCTTGAATAACCAGAAGGCCATTTTGAAGGTCGGCACCGACGACTTTTTCGTGACCAACGTCAGTACCACCACCAATACCTCTGCAGGCGGCAACACTACGACGCCGACGGTGACGCTGCAGCCATTCTTTTCCGGCGTCGTGCTCGATGTGACGCCGCAGATCGACGAGCAGAACAATATCATCCTGCATGTGCATCCATCGGTCAGCCAGGTCACGACGGTCACCAAGCTGGTCGACCTTGGGACGCTCGGCTCGCTGAAGCTGCCGCTGGCGTCGAGCAATGCGTCCGAAACGGATAGCGTGGTCCGGGGGCAGGACGGCCAGATTATTGCCATCGGCGGGCTCATGCGGCAGGCATCGGCGTCCGATCGGTCGCAATTGCCAGGCGTCGGTGACGTACCTGGATTGGGGGCCCTGTTCGGTAACACAAGCCAGGCAAATCAAAAGCGCGAGCTGGTCATCCTGATCAAGCCGACCATCGTGCAAGGCGCATCCAGCTGGGGGCGAGACATCCTGGAAAGCCAGCAGCGCATCCAGGCGCTGGAGCCCAAGAGCAGGGTAGGGTTGCAATAA
- a CDS encoding MSHA biogenesis protein MshK: MAEHLTAIRICAIGSLLCTAAAALPAHAQELSDPTRPATAVDVAPGAQAAAPVLQSILISGTRREAIIGAQLVRVGDRYGDAQIAQILEDRVVLRNEKGMQTLRLFPGIEKRAVAVRGGFDAAVRHNNIEKHKE; the protein is encoded by the coding sequence ATGGCTGAACATTTAACCGCAATCCGTATTTGCGCCATTGGCAGCCTGCTGTGCACGGCTGCAGCGGCGTTGCCCGCGCATGCGCAGGAATTGTCGGACCCGACGCGGCCGGCGACGGCGGTCGATGTCGCACCTGGAGCGCAGGCCGCCGCCCCGGTGCTGCAATCCATCCTCATCTCGGGAACGCGCCGGGAAGCGATCATCGGCGCGCAGCTCGTTCGCGTCGGCGACCGCTACGGAGACGCGCAGATCGCCCAGATCCTGGAAGACAGGGTTGTGCTGCGCAACGAGAAGGGAATGCAGACGCTCAGGCTGTTCCCGGGCATAGAAAAACGTGCTGTCGCGGTTCGCGGCGGCTTTGATGCGGCAGTCCGCCACAACAACATCGAAAAGCATAAAGAATGA
- a CDS encoding MSHA biogenesis protein MshJ, protein MKQRWKQFALRIDALSLRERAMIFAAVVAVVIYVVNSLVLDRLMSEDKRVSKQLAQDRSAISTMRAEIRRRAAEHPVDPDAENKAILQKLQEQVAQADERMRNMQNGLVSPDKMASLLEGLLNRNPKLHLVSFKTLPVASLSDAFASKPDDKGNPAAAANDAAARQNAGAEALYKHGVEIALQGTYFDIMQYMTQLEGMPWQLVWGKVNLHVDEYPKATLTLELYTLSMEKKWLNI, encoded by the coding sequence ATGAAACAGCGCTGGAAACAATTCGCGCTCCGGATCGATGCATTGAGCTTGCGTGAGCGGGCCATGATCTTTGCCGCGGTCGTGGCGGTCGTGATTTATGTAGTGAATTCCCTGGTACTTGACCGCTTGATGTCCGAGGACAAGCGCGTATCGAAGCAACTGGCGCAGGACCGCAGCGCAATCTCGACGATGCGCGCCGAGATCCGGCGGCGAGCGGCGGAACACCCGGTCGATCCCGATGCGGAAAACAAGGCGATCTTGCAAAAGCTGCAGGAGCAGGTGGCGCAGGCCGACGAACGGATGCGCAACATGCAGAACGGCCTTGTTTCCCCCGACAAGATGGCTTCCCTGCTGGAGGGGCTGCTGAACCGCAATCCCAAGTTGCATCTGGTGTCGTTCAAGACGCTGCCGGTGGCGAGCTTGAGCGATGCCTTCGCATCCAAACCCGACGACAAGGGCAACCCGGCGGCGGCAGCGAACGACGCGGCGGCACGGCAGAATGCCGGCGCCGAAGCGCTCTACAAGCATGGCGTTGAAATCGCGTTACAGGGAACGTACTTCGACATCATGCAATACATGACCCAGCTGGAAGGCATGCCCTGGCAGCTGGTCTGGGGCAAGGTGAACCTTCACGTCGACGAATATCCGAAGGCCACGCTCACTTTGGAGCTGTACACGCTGAGCATGGAGAAGAAATGGCTGAACATTTAA
- a CDS encoding MSHA biogenesis protein MshI, with translation MSQQINLFNPVFLKQEKLFSALAMVQGLGLICLGLAGLGGYSYYRVHHLRADAAAVANQLVAVQAELTQQAERDKPKEKNKALEQEIQAVEAKLNAQRRVLDFVQQGELGNTKGYSDYFRAFARQNMNGLWLTGFAIHGPGSDIRIDGRAVQPELIPAYIMGIKREPLFRGKSFATLSMRGAQAADTAKGKAAGAYVEFSLGTSDAEPDAVAAIAGGTK, from the coding sequence GTGAGCCAGCAGATCAATTTATTCAACCCGGTTTTCCTGAAGCAGGAGAAGCTGTTTTCCGCGCTGGCGATGGTGCAGGGCCTCGGCCTGATCTGCCTCGGCCTGGCCGGCCTGGGCGGCTATTCCTATTACCGGGTCCATCATCTTCGCGCCGATGCCGCCGCCGTTGCAAATCAACTGGTGGCGGTGCAGGCCGAGCTGACGCAGCAGGCCGAACGCGACAAGCCGAAGGAAAAGAACAAGGCGCTGGAACAGGAGATACAGGCCGTGGAAGCCAAGCTCAATGCGCAGCGCCGCGTGCTGGATTTCGTGCAGCAGGGCGAGCTGGGAAATACCAAGGGATATTCCGATTACTTCCGCGCATTCGCCCGCCAAAACATGAACGGGCTGTGGCTGACCGGTTTTGCAATCCACGGACCGGGCAGCGATATCCGTATCGACGGTCGCGCGGTGCAGCCTGAACTGATCCCGGCGTACATCATGGGCATCAAGCGCGAACCGCTGTTCCGGGGCAAGTCGTTTGCAACCCTGTCGATGCGCGGCGCGCAGGCAGCCGATACAGCCAAGGGCAAGGCTGCCGGCGCATATGTCGAATTCAGCTTGGGAACGTCGGATGCGGAACCTGACGCCGTAGCAGCGATTGCAGGGGGCACGAAATGA
- the pilM gene encoding pilus assembly protein PilM → MPNVKPKVTLALSVAVNGLSNNTFLEKLAKDWHGDRYQCTTLLSGGEYRFLPVDAPQVPVAELKPAISWVIKDMLDFHIDEATVDVLSIPAEKNAPQRNRAMYAVAARSKVIEERQHRFEDAKIPLRVIDIPEMAQRNIAALYEPEGRGLAVLSLGAQGGLLTITAGGELYFARRIDITLEQLLQSGPEKREAYHDRIALEIQRSLDHFGRQYQSITLSKLMLAPMGDDDGGLQAYLAENLDKPVESMNLESVLDFSDVHDLKRPDKQQYYFLTLGAALRLEEKVL, encoded by the coding sequence ATGCCGAATGTAAAACCGAAAGTCACCCTGGCGCTGTCCGTGGCGGTCAACGGCCTGTCCAATAACACCTTCCTCGAAAAGCTGGCGAAGGATTGGCATGGCGACCGCTATCAGTGCACGACCTTGCTTTCTGGTGGCGAATACCGGTTTCTTCCGGTAGACGCGCCGCAGGTTCCAGTCGCCGAACTGAAGCCGGCGATCTCGTGGGTGATCAAGGACATGCTCGACTTTCACATCGACGAGGCGACGGTCGATGTGCTGAGCATCCCGGCGGAAAAAAATGCGCCGCAGCGCAATCGCGCCATGTACGCAGTGGCCGCGCGCTCGAAAGTGATCGAGGAACGCCAGCACCGTTTCGAGGATGCGAAGATCCCGTTGCGCGTGATCGATATTCCGGAAATGGCACAGCGCAATATCGCCGCCTTGTACGAACCGGAGGGGCGCGGCCTTGCCGTATTGTCCTTGGGGGCGCAAGGCGGCTTGTTGACGATTACGGCTGGCGGTGAACTCTACTTCGCGCGCCGTATCGACATTACGCTCGAGCAGTTGCTGCAGTCCGGCCCGGAAAAACGGGAGGCTTATCACGACCGGATCGCCTTGGAGATCCAGCGCTCGCTCGACCATTTCGGCCGGCAGTACCAGTCGATCACGCTGTCCAAGCTGATGCTCGCGCCGATGGGCGATGACGATGGCGGCCTGCAAGCCTATCTGGCGGAAAACCTGGACAAGCCGGTGGAGTCCATGAATCTGGAATCCGTGCTGGACTTCTCCGACGTGCATGACCTGAAGCGGCCCGACAAGCAGCAGTATTACTTCCTGACGCTGGGAGCTGCGTTGCGTCTTGAGGAGAAGGTGCTGTGA